In a single window of the Candidatus Eisenbacteria bacterium genome:
- a CDS encoding helix-turn-helix domain-containing protein produces the protein MKIRSVKINNRKQAFEVGTWREPYLFPFSKACPPPVVEDPVVDVFIDEELGREAFTYKLESGKEGSVHIDHVLEYNQDPAYLRNLLLYKLTIEAQKRIEASGLSKREIIRRLGTSPAQFYRLVDSTNYRKSVDKVLSLLHVLDCDVDLIVRDKSA, from the coding sequence ATGAAAATCAGATCGGTGAAAATTAATAACCGGAAGCAAGCGTTTGAAGTTGGGACTTGGCGCGAGCCCTATCTGTTTCCATTCTCAAAGGCTTGTCCCCCTCCTGTGGTCGAGGATCCTGTTGTGGATGTCTTTATTGATGAAGAACTTGGCCGCGAGGCCTTTACCTATAAACTCGAGTCAGGCAAAGAGGGGTCTGTCCATATCGATCATGTTCTCGAATACAATCAAGATCCGGCCTACTTGCGGAATCTACTTCTGTATAAGCTGACTATCGAGGCACAGAAGCGTATTGAAGCTAGCGGTCTATCCAAGCGAGAGATCATCCGCCGCCTTGGCACATCTCCAGCGCAGTTTTACCGTCTTGTAGATTCTACCAACTACCGTAAGTCTGTCGACAAAGTGCTTTCTTTATTGCATGTGCTTGATTGTGATGTAGACCTAATCGTTCGGGACAAGAGCGCTTGA
- a CDS encoding transposase, giving the protein MERYIGSDVHATSTTFCVLSAKGKLVRSDVVETNGQARVEYLKLIPGNLHLCIDEGLCSQWLVEILSPYVAEILVYRARWTPGPKNDAIDARGLAEKIRTGTVGRPVYKDPRRFTALRLYAHTYAKVTQDVARTKIRLKSLLRGRGIPCSGEAVYSIKTREAIIRKLPEAIATAAEILGLELDRLREIKTEAEKIMVRESHRHKISRILETAPGMGPIRVAQLLPVVITPHRFRTKRPFWAYCGFGVVVRSSSDWILADDGWVRTKLNRTRGLNREYNHTLKAIFKAAATTIIVHTQSHPLKDDYQRLLRNGTKPTLAKVTLARKIAAIVLAMWKREERYRPEIYRQAMPSEAMNRN; this is encoded by the coding sequence ATGGAAAGATACATCGGATCCGACGTGCATGCAACCAGCACTACATTCTGCGTCCTTAGCGCCAAAGGAAAATTGGTCCGGAGTGACGTCGTGGAAACAAACGGACAGGCTCGTGTCGAATACCTCAAACTCATCCCCGGAAACCTCCACCTATGTATCGACGAGGGCCTCTGCAGCCAGTGGCTCGTCGAAATCCTCTCCCCCTATGTCGCTGAAATACTTGTCTATAGAGCCCGCTGGACACCGGGCCCCAAGAATGACGCTATCGACGCCAGGGGACTCGCCGAGAAGATCCGCACCGGCACCGTCGGCCGACCTGTCTACAAGGACCCCAGACGATTCACCGCCCTCAGGCTCTATGCTCACACCTATGCCAAGGTCACCCAGGATGTCGCCCGCACCAAGATTCGACTCAAGTCCCTCCTCAGAGGGCGCGGCATCCCTTGTTCCGGCGAGGCCGTGTACTCCATCAAGACGCGGGAAGCGATAATCCGAAAACTTCCCGAGGCTATAGCGACCGCCGCTGAAATCCTGGGCCTCGAGCTCGATCGCCTCCGGGAAATCAAGACGGAGGCCGAGAAGATCATGGTGCGCGAGTCGCACCGGCATAAGATCTCAAGAATCCTGGAGACCGCTCCCGGAATGGGACCGATCCGGGTCGCTCAATTGCTTCCCGTTGTGATCACCCCTCACCGTTTCAGGACCAAGCGTCCCTTCTGGGCCTACTGTGGATTCGGGGTCGTCGTCCGGTCTTCATCGGATTGGATCCTTGCTGATGATGGGTGGGTCCGGACAAAGCTGAATCGAACCCGGGGATTGAACCGGGAATACAATCACACGCTGAAAGCTATCTTCAAGGCTGCGGCGACCACTATCATTGTTCACACTCAATCCCATCCGTTGAAGGACGATTATCAGCGCCTTCTGCGGAACGGCACGAAACCCACTCTAGCCAAGGTGACTCTCGCCAGGAAAATTGCGGCGATCGTCTTGGCAATGTGGAAGAGAGAGGAGCGTTATCGTCCGGAGATTTATCGGCAGGCGATGCCGTCCGAGGCAATGAATCGAAACTAG